From Pseudoalteromonas rubra, one genomic window encodes:
- a CDS encoding fused response regulator/phosphatase: MLILVVDDQPLNCRLLQTMLEHQHYDVLVANNGQEALDLLYEHDVDIVLLDVMMPVMDGFETAPRIKEHAGDVYLPVIFITALEDHASFEKCLHVGGDDFIHKPFDRIVLSAKIRAHARTRKLSKEANEQKKQLEYHYNQIEREHEIVEHIFRNALSGQQDFADLCDYHLSPASMFNGDMFLMAKSPIGGFYCLLGDFTGHGLAAAVGALPASKIFYTMVQKGMAVNDIAAELNSSLNTLLPGHMFCAAAIIEISSSGRNLSAWLGGFPDIYLIDGQGQILKTIESQHMSLGILDEDEFERNTLHFEVDVGTRIVMATDGIIESEAPDGELFGEQRLIDVLSCTVDVSTKDIIQQVREYSGHKEQQDDLSIAIINCLPDTSTETLPPEYSTLPFNISISLNAQQMRYTDPVLELVDILSQVEGLHAHRSNVFLLLSEAYNNSLDHGVLGLQSDLKSQDDGFIEYYQQRARALESLKDALIIINVRFCPDEFCLVFNICDSGNGFDHSSTALHQSQQEHGRGVELLSEIAKSVTYNQVGNEVELVYSLR, from the coding sequence ATGTTAATTTTGGTTGTGGATGACCAGCCACTCAATTGTCGATTGCTGCAAACCATGCTTGAGCACCAACATTACGATGTGCTGGTGGCAAATAATGGTCAGGAAGCGTTGGACTTGCTCTATGAGCATGATGTGGATATCGTTTTGTTGGACGTAATGATGCCAGTAATGGACGGCTTCGAAACTGCGCCCAGGATTAAGGAACATGCGGGTGACGTATACTTGCCTGTGATTTTCATCACCGCGCTGGAAGATCACGCCAGCTTTGAGAAGTGCCTCCACGTTGGAGGAGATGACTTCATACATAAACCTTTCGACAGGATTGTGCTGTCAGCAAAAATCCGCGCACATGCCAGAACGAGAAAGCTCAGCAAAGAAGCCAACGAGCAAAAAAAGCAGCTAGAGTACCACTATAACCAAATCGAACGAGAACACGAAATTGTCGAGCATATTTTCCGTAATGCTTTATCTGGGCAGCAAGATTTTGCGGATTTATGTGACTATCACCTGTCACCTGCCTCAATGTTTAACGGAGATATGTTCCTGATGGCAAAAAGCCCGATTGGTGGCTTTTACTGCTTGTTAGGTGATTTTACCGGGCACGGTTTGGCTGCCGCAGTGGGGGCGTTGCCTGCATCTAAAATTTTTTACACTATGGTGCAAAAAGGGATGGCGGTGAATGACATTGCAGCAGAGCTCAATAGCTCACTGAATACACTGCTGCCCGGACATATGTTTTGCGCTGCAGCCATTATAGAGATTAGCAGTTCCGGGAGAAACCTGTCTGCCTGGTTAGGTGGATTCCCCGATATCTATTTGATAGATGGGCAGGGGCAAATACTTAAAACCATTGAGTCTCAGCACATGTCCCTTGGGATCCTCGATGAGGATGAATTCGAGCGCAACACGCTGCACTTTGAAGTGGATGTGGGCACCCGTATTGTGATGGCAACGGATGGTATTATTGAAAGTGAAGCCCCTGACGGTGAATTGTTTGGTGAGCAGCGCCTGATCGATGTATTGAGTTGCACAGTAGATGTCTCGACGAAGGATATTATCCAGCAAGTGCGCGAATACAGCGGACACAAAGAGCAGCAGGATGATTTGAGCATCGCAATTATCAACTGTCTGCCTGATACTTCCACTGAAACCTTGCCTCCCGAGTATTCAACTTTGCCATTTAACATTAGCATTTCACTGAATGCGCAACAGATGCGATATACCGATCCGGTGCTGGAGCTGGTTGATATCTTGTCGCAGGTCGAAGGTTTACACGCGCACAGGTCAAATGTTTTCTTATTACTTTCTGAGGCATACAATAATTCGCTGGACCATGGTGTGTTGGGGTTGCAGTCGGATTTAAAAAGTCAGGACGATGGTTTTATTGAATATTATCAGCAAAGGGCACGTGCGTTGGAAAGCCTCAAGGATGCGCTGATCATCATCAATGTGCGTTTTTGCCCGGATGAGTTCTGTCTTGTTTTTAATATCTGTGATTCGGGAAATGGCTTTGATCACAGTTCAACCGCACTACATCAATCACAGCAGGAACATGGCAGGGGCGTTGAGTTACTCTCTGAAATTGCAAAAAGCGTGACGTACAATCAGGTGGGTAACGAGGTTGAGCTGGTATATTCGCTTCGATAA
- a CDS encoding STAS domain-containing protein yields the protein MSLSKNASADGKTLTIQIKGKFDFNLVQSFRQAYADVGNQTEKVVVDLRDTDYMDSSALGMLLNMKKTLGDSVSSIQISNCRPQLKKILQISRFDKKFDID from the coding sequence ATGAGCCTGAGCAAAAATGCTTCAGCGGACGGAAAAACTCTAACGATTCAGATCAAAGGGAAATTTGATTTCAACTTGGTCCAGTCTTTTCGTCAGGCCTATGCCGACGTAGGTAACCAAACGGAGAAAGTGGTTGTTGATCTTCGCGACACTGACTACATGGATAGCTCCGCATTAGGTATGTTGCTCAACATGAAGAAGACCCTGGGTGATTCGGTATCTAGTATACAGATCAGTAATTGCAGACCTCAGCTGAAGAAGATCTTACAAATTTCACGCTTCGATAAAAAATTCGATATTGACTGA
- a CDS encoding bifunctional diguanylate cyclase/phosphodiesterase, which yields MGYRRPVSRFGFNSLSVKLPVLTAAVCLIAGAIAAALMLKTEEKQLVYEEFHELRVQSEQTQMHFSEFLTLKKKLAQQANMVVSRSLFSEQPGQTSSEQQVQINRNDERINSIAANGISAAYLPVKNLNEQTQALLTESEFVWNSLSPLLLQDFFNFYLHTTDDFVRISPPNSLLVDGKGSSHFSIHGLPLLREELNPTRQALWSGIHYDAVWSKWVVSVLVPLYVDDVYQGFTGSDLELDVLLRRLPKSTEESAYIVFDKQGRVLSAPNMGIIAHNNQLADKGSLPAAFQEMIDNTLRVNLPSLQSEFGYQQESYLANVVHLTELDWYIGYYKKRDSALFALHDLKWKFSGLFIIYGLFVSLLLHQVIYHLILRRINQSVDALVSFGKGQLDYPELPDANDELGMLNASINDMSDETRKLIHGLNTRVSERESAQKQANRLGKAVEFSGTGVLITNDRFKIEYVNPKMLEMTGFNEAHFTGAPLLGIVSKEMAIIIDDIDFDLRSRNYWRGDTLLQGISDEPIWVSLSISPIREENGRISSYVASAQDISFVKESQRKMEELAYFDTLTGLANRTFFRMQLRKSMALAERGHYAFALFYFDLDEFKRINDTLGHDAGDRLLVEVADRLKQRLRAEDTIARLGGDEFAVLLSGIESRENAMDVAHTIQRTLAKPIRLGNNEVIVSASIGITLAPFDSKEEEQLLKHADLAMYEAKAKGRNTFHFYSQELDAAANERLYIENELRQAIKEGQFSLRYQPQIDSITEQVVGYEALVRWYHPEKGFIAPTKFIPIAEATGMIVELGAWVLREACQFSARLRRSGRTADISINLSARQFKDAELIDNIAMTLKETGLSPQMLHLELTESMLMGDVEAAIEQLLEMKKLGVSLSIDDFGTGYSSLSYLKRFPVDVLKVDRSFVKDIPEDSNDMEITAAIIAMAQKLSMKVIAEGVETQEQVAFLQRNNCFIVQGYYYSAPLTEHEILMQSQHPDIGQGKQAH from the coding sequence GTGGGCTATCGACGACCTGTGTCTCGCTTTGGTTTTAACTCGCTTAGTGTCAAACTTCCGGTGTTAACTGCCGCTGTTTGTTTGATTGCCGGGGCAATTGCTGCTGCTTTAATGTTGAAAACCGAAGAAAAGCAGCTTGTCTACGAAGAATTTCATGAGTTGAGGGTGCAAAGCGAACAAACCCAGATGCACTTCTCTGAGTTTCTCACACTAAAGAAAAAGTTGGCGCAGCAAGCCAACATGGTGGTGAGCAGGTCTTTGTTTTCGGAGCAACCCGGACAAACCTCATCTGAACAGCAGGTACAAATTAATCGAAACGATGAGCGTATTAATAGTATCGCCGCAAATGGTATTTCAGCGGCCTACTTGCCAGTAAAAAACCTGAACGAACAGACTCAGGCATTACTTACCGAATCAGAATTCGTCTGGAATTCTTTGTCCCCTTTGTTATTGCAGGACTTTTTTAATTTTTATCTCCATACCACAGATGACTTTGTGCGTATTTCACCGCCAAACTCGTTGCTGGTGGACGGCAAAGGGAGTAGTCATTTCAGTATTCATGGGTTGCCATTGTTGCGCGAAGAGCTTAACCCCACTCGCCAGGCATTGTGGTCTGGGATTCATTATGATGCAGTCTGGAGCAAATGGGTCGTTAGTGTACTCGTGCCATTGTATGTTGACGATGTTTATCAGGGGTTTACGGGCAGTGATCTGGAGCTCGATGTGTTGCTTAGACGGCTACCGAAATCCACCGAAGAATCAGCATACATTGTTTTTGATAAGCAGGGACGTGTGTTATCTGCACCCAATATGGGGATTATTGCGCATAATAATCAACTGGCAGATAAAGGTTCCTTGCCCGCTGCCTTTCAGGAAATGATAGACAATACGTTGCGCGTTAACTTACCTAGTTTGCAAAGTGAATTCGGATATCAGCAGGAGTCTTATCTGGCGAACGTTGTGCACCTTACCGAGCTGGATTGGTATATCGGCTATTACAAGAAACGAGATTCGGCTTTGTTTGCATTGCATGACTTGAAGTGGAAGTTCTCAGGCTTGTTTATCATTTATGGGCTGTTTGTTTCTCTGTTACTGCATCAGGTGATCTATCACTTGATCCTCAGGCGCATTAATCAATCTGTGGATGCGTTGGTGTCGTTTGGTAAGGGTCAGCTGGACTATCCTGAACTGCCAGATGCTAATGATGAGCTGGGAATGTTGAACGCTTCGATCAATGATATGAGCGATGAAACCCGTAAATTGATCCATGGGCTAAATACCCGGGTGTCAGAAAGGGAGTCTGCGCAAAAACAAGCAAATCGGTTAGGTAAGGCTGTGGAATTCTCTGGCACCGGCGTGCTGATCACCAATGACAGATTCAAGATTGAATATGTCAATCCCAAAATGTTGGAAATGACCGGTTTTAACGAAGCGCATTTCACCGGTGCGCCCTTGCTCGGTATTGTCTCGAAAGAGATGGCGATCATTATCGATGACATAGACTTTGATCTGCGCAGTCGTAATTACTGGCGTGGTGATACACTGCTGCAAGGCATCTCTGATGAGCCGATCTGGGTGAGTTTGAGTATTTCCCCAATCAGAGAGGAGAATGGGAGAATTTCCAGCTATGTGGCGTCGGCTCAGGATATTTCCTTTGTAAAAGAGAGCCAGCGAAAAATGGAAGAGTTGGCTTATTTTGATACTCTGACCGGGCTGGCAAATCGCACTTTTTTCCGCATGCAGCTGCGTAAGTCGATGGCACTGGCAGAGCGCGGGCATTATGCCTTTGCACTGTTTTATTTTGATCTTGACGAATTTAAACGCATCAATGACACACTGGGCCACGATGCCGGAGACCGTTTGCTGGTCGAAGTGGCGGACAGGTTAAAACAAAGGCTGCGCGCAGAAGACACGATTGCACGCCTGGGCGGTGATGAATTCGCTGTTTTGCTCAGCGGGATTGAGAGCCGCGAAAATGCGATGGATGTCGCACATACCATTCAGCGAACATTGGCCAAACCAATCCGGCTTGGTAACAATGAAGTGATTGTCAGCGCCAGTATCGGCATTACACTGGCTCCTTTTGATAGTAAAGAAGAAGAACAGCTGCTGAAACACGCAGATTTGGCAATGTATGAGGCCAAAGCGAAAGGGCGCAATACCTTTCATTTTTACTCACAGGAACTGGATGCAGCGGCCAACGAGCGTTTGTACATTGAAAACGAGCTGCGCCAGGCCATCAAGGAAGGACAGTTCAGTCTGCGCTACCAACCTCAGATTGACAGCATTACGGAGCAAGTGGTCGGCTACGAAGCCCTGGTGCGCTGGTATCATCCTGAAAAAGGGTTTATTGCACCGACAAAGTTCATACCTATTGCTGAAGCAACCGGCATGATTGTAGAGCTTGGTGCCTGGGTATTGCGTGAAGCTTGCCAGTTTTCAGCCAGACTACGCCGCAGTGGGCGTACCGCAGATATTTCAATCAACCTGTCAGCTCGTCAGTTTAAAGATGCTGAGCTGATTGACAATATTGCAATGACATTAAAAGAGACAGGGCTATCACCTCAAATGCTACATTTGGAGCTGACAGAGAGTATGTTAATGGGAGATGTTGAAGCCGCCATTGAGCAATTGTTGGAAATGAAAAAGCTCGGTGTGTCTTTGTCCATTGATGATTTTGGCACGGGCTATTCGTCACTGAGTTATTTGAAACGCTTTCCGGTCGATGTACTCAAAGTAGATCGGTCTTTCGTTAAGGACATCCCTGAGGATTCTAATGATATGGAAATCACCGCGGCTATCATCGCGATGGCACAAAAACTCAGTATGAAGGTGATTGCAGAAGGAGTAGAGACTCAGGAACAAGTGGCCTTCTTACAAAGAAATAACTGTTTTATTGTACAAGGCTACTATTACAGCGCGCCTTTGACTGAGCATGAAATTTTGATGCAAAGTCAGCACCCGGATATTGGCCAGGGAAAACAGGCGCATTAG
- a CDS encoding translation initiation factor: protein MSESRLVYSTESGRIKHTESQPEPEVKLFKDGAVRIERQTKGRKGKGVMLVVGIDPTEHDLKKLAKTLKSKMGQGGALKDNIIEIQGDDRNKLKALLEAQGFKVKIAGG, encoded by the coding sequence ATGTCAGAAAGTCGTTTGGTGTACTCCACCGAGTCTGGCCGGATCAAACATACCGAAAGCCAGCCAGAACCAGAAGTGAAATTATTTAAAGATGGCGCTGTACGAATAGAGCGACAGACAAAAGGCCGCAAAGGAAAAGGCGTCATGCTGGTCGTGGGTATCGACCCGACAGAACATGATCTGAAGAAACTGGCAAAAACCCTGAAAAGTAAAATGGGCCAGGGCGGCGCACTCAAAGACAACATCATTGAGATCCAGGGCGATGATCGCAACAAGCTGAAAGCCTTGCTGGAAGCACAGGGCTTTAAGGTTAAAATAGCTGGCGGCTAG